From Vibrio splendidus, a single genomic window includes:
- a CDS encoding SLC13 family permease, translating into MLDWLMNPAVQVLGLFVATICGLIRFQSQSDRVFGVLLLVLFTSSLVTTEQVIQSFSNMGLLTLMLLIICSVALEKTKLLRVVTNYVIGPNYSLTLLRLFSLTTFSSAILNNTAVVSTMLAPIRNNPHHKASKLLIPLSYAAILGGTLTLVGTSTNLIVNSLVIDSGLPSLRFFDFTVVGLCLVVGCGALLFALSPLLPEYDKSQVQIRDYIIDTEVASDSDLIGKSVEQNGLRHLESLFLVEILREGRLISPVTPQEIIAPNDRLLFSGDVKKVTILREFNGLSLFASNSGLPLDNLSEVVIKPESNLIGKTLKYSGFRALFDAAVVAIKRDGVALSGKLGEVTLEAGDYLVLAVGNDHYSRNNIRKNFYLLSEVETDQCLGGWREKLTVVGFLGSILLAALGIVSLFKVMLILLGVLLLSGCLTANEVLQRLPKNIWLIISSALLLSQALTNSGALRGVETMVHSYDYLFTPLTGLIVVYVLAWMMTELVTNNAAAALVLPIGVELASSLSANPQAYILAVAFGASASFISPYGYQTNLMVFNAGQYNLQDFVKVGVPMCLLYGVIVLTAIPAFIGL; encoded by the coding sequence TTGCTTGATTGGTTAATGAATCCTGCTGTTCAGGTACTTGGCTTGTTCGTTGCAACAATTTGCGGCTTGATACGCTTTCAATCGCAGTCTGATAGAGTGTTTGGTGTATTGTTGTTAGTGCTTTTTACCAGCTCTCTTGTTACGACAGAGCAGGTTATCCAAAGCTTTTCAAATATGGGTTTATTAACTTTGATGCTGTTGATTATTTGCTCTGTAGCATTAGAGAAAACGAAGCTACTAAGAGTAGTTACCAACTATGTTATTGGACCTAATTATAGTCTCACCTTGCTCAGGTTATTCAGCTTAACCACTTTTTCTTCAGCGATATTGAACAATACTGCGGTCGTTTCCACTATGTTGGCACCGATCCGCAACAACCCGCACCACAAAGCCAGTAAACTACTTATCCCTCTTTCTTATGCAGCCATACTGGGTGGAACCTTAACCTTAGTTGGAACGTCCACTAACTTAATCGTCAATAGTTTGGTTATCGACTCAGGTTTGCCTAGTTTGAGGTTTTTCGACTTTACCGTTGTGGGCTTATGTTTGGTAGTGGGTTGTGGGGCGCTTTTGTTTGCATTAAGCCCATTATTGCCAGAGTACGATAAAAGCCAAGTTCAGATTCGTGACTATATTATCGATACTGAAGTCGCTTCAGATTCAGATCTAATCGGAAAGTCTGTAGAACAAAATGGTCTTCGACATTTAGAGTCTTTATTTTTGGTTGAAATATTGAGAGAGGGGCGCTTGATATCGCCTGTTACTCCTCAGGAGATTATTGCACCCAATGATCGCTTGTTGTTTAGTGGTGACGTGAAGAAGGTAACGATATTAAGGGAGTTCAATGGCCTTTCTTTGTTCGCGAGTAATAGCGGCTTACCCCTTGATAACCTTTCTGAAGTGGTCATTAAACCGGAAAGTAATTTGATAGGGAAAACACTTAAATATTCAGGTTTTCGTGCTTTGTTTGATGCTGCTGTCGTTGCGATTAAACGCGATGGGGTGGCGCTATCGGGCAAGCTTGGCGAGGTGACGCTTGAGGCCGGTGATTACTTAGTACTTGCAGTGGGAAACGATCACTATTCTAGAAATAATATCCGTAAGAATTTTTACTTATTGAGCGAAGTCGAAACGGATCAGTGCTTAGGTGGCTGGAGAGAAAAGCTGACTGTTGTTGGTTTTCTCGGTTCTATCTTATTGGCGGCGTTAGGTATTGTGTCTCTTTTTAAAGTGATGCTGATATTATTAGGTGTACTATTGTTGTCAGGGTGTTTAACGGCTAATGAGGTTCTGCAGCGTTTGCCTAAAAATATTTGGTTGATTATATCCTCAGCCCTGCTTTTGTCTCAGGCTTTAACGAATAGTGGTGCTTTGCGTGGGGTAGAAACAATGGTTCATTCATATGACTATTTGTTTACTCCACTGACGGGCTTGATTGTTGTTTATGTATTGGCATGGATGATGACAGAGTTAGTCACTAATAATGCGGCTGCAGCACTCGTACTTCCTATTGGAGTTGAATTGGCTTCGAGTTTATCTGCAAACCCCCAAGCATATATACTTGCAGTAGCGTTTGGCGCCAGTGCCAGTTTTATTAGCCCGTATGGTTACCAAACTAACCTGATGGTGTTTAATGCGGGTCAGTATAATCTGCAAGATTTTGTGAAAGTAGGTGTGCCGATGTGCCTGCTTTATGGCGTGATTGTGTTAACCGCAATTCCTGCCTTTATTGGATTGTAA
- the cysD gene encoding sulfate adenylyltransferase subunit CysD, with translation MNISPERMTHLKQLEAESVHIMREVAAEFDNPVMLYSVGKDSSVMLHLAQKAFAPATPPFPLMHVDTTWKFKEMIQFRDYMAEKVGMKLIVHQNPEGVEMDISPFVHGSSVHTDIMKTQGLKQALDKHGFDAAFGGARRDEEKSRAKERVYSFRDEHHRWDPKNQRPELWNVYNGKVNKGESIRVFPLSNWTELDIWQYIYLENIEIPGLYLAAKRPVIKRDGMLIMKDDERMELKEGEVIEEKMVRFRTLGCYPLTGAVESKAATLPEIIQEMLLTTTSERQGRAIDHDSSGSMEKKKREGYF, from the coding sequence ATGAATATTTCTCCAGAGCGTATGACTCATCTAAAGCAACTAGAAGCTGAATCTGTTCATATCATGCGTGAGGTTGCCGCTGAGTTTGATAACCCGGTAATGCTATATTCTGTCGGTAAAGATTCTTCGGTGATGCTCCACCTAGCGCAAAAAGCATTTGCGCCAGCGACGCCTCCGTTCCCGTTAATGCACGTAGATACCACGTGGAAGTTCAAAGAAATGATTCAGTTTCGTGACTATATGGCGGAAAAAGTGGGTATGAAGTTGATTGTGCATCAAAACCCTGAAGGGGTAGAGATGGACATTAGCCCATTTGTCCATGGCAGCTCTGTACATACTGACATCATGAAAACCCAAGGCTTGAAGCAAGCTCTAGACAAGCATGGTTTTGACGCAGCATTTGGTGGTGCACGTCGTGATGAAGAAAAGTCTCGAGCCAAAGAGCGTGTATATTCCTTCCGCGATGAACATCACCGCTGGGACCCAAAAAATCAACGCCCTGAGCTATGGAATGTGTATAACGGTAAAGTAAATAAAGGCGAGAGCATTCGAGTGTTCCCTCTATCAAACTGGACTGAGCTGGATATCTGGCAATACATCTACCTAGAGAACATTGAAATTCCAGGACTATACCTAGCGGCAAAACGTCCAGTAATTAAGCGTGACGGCATGCTCATAATGAAAGACGATGAGCGTATGGAGCTCAAAGAAGGCGAAGTTATTGAAGAGAAGATGGTTCGTTTCCGTACGCTTGGCTGCTACCCATTAACCGGGGCGGTAGAGTCTAAAGCCGCGACGCTGCCAGAAATTATCCAAGAGATGCTACTAACCACAACGTCTGAACGCCAAGGCCGTGCCATTGATCATGATTCTTCAGGCTCAATGGAGAAGAAGAAACGCGAAGGGTATTTCTAA
- the cysC gene encoding adenylyl-sulfate kinase, producing MTTPYQRKNNDSVSDDVVWHNSTVTHQDRVAQKGQKPVILWFTGLSGSGKSTVANAVESKLLQMGKHSYLLDGDNVRHGLNKDLGFSDADRIENIRRIGEVAKLFVDAGNIVLTAFISPFVSDRQQVRELVTEGEFLEVFVDTPLEVCEARDPKGLYKKARAGEIKHFTGIDSEYQAPVNPEIHLHTAELSIEACADFVVAELEKKGYLQLGEHA from the coding sequence ATGACGACTCCATACCAACGTAAAAACAATGACTCGGTGAGTGACGATGTCGTGTGGCATAACTCAACGGTGACCCATCAAGATCGAGTGGCTCAAAAAGGGCAAAAGCCAGTAATACTTTGGTTCACTGGTTTAAGTGGTTCCGGTAAATCTACCGTCGCCAATGCAGTGGAAAGTAAACTGCTGCAAATGGGCAAGCACAGTTATCTGCTTGATGGCGATAATGTGCGCCATGGCCTTAACAAAGATCTAGGTTTCTCTGATGCTGACCGCATTGAAAACATCCGCCGCATTGGTGAGGTAGCTAAGCTGTTTGTTGATGCGGGCAATATTGTGTTAACTGCGTTTATCTCGCCGTTTGTTTCTGATCGCCAACAAGTGCGTGAATTGGTAACTGAAGGTGAATTTCTTGAAGTGTTTGTCGATACCCCGCTAGAGGTGTGTGAAGCACGCGACCCTAAAGGGCTCTACAAGAAAGCACGTGCCGGTGAGATTAAACACTTCACAGGCATCGACTCAGAATACCAAGCACCGGTGAATCCTGAAATCCATCTGCATACTGCAGAGCTATCTATTGAAGCTTGCGCGGATTTTGTCGTAGCTGAACTTGAGAAGAAAGGCTATCTACAACTAGGAGAGCATGCTTAA
- a CDS encoding DHH family phosphoesterase encodes MHYDVFNGDADGIIALLQLRFAEPKESILVTGVKRDIQLLKQVDIDQAESVTALDISMEKNLPELEVLLQNNVKVFYCDHHRSGDIPQSDNLDALINLDAEVCTSLLVNNRLGGQFAKWAVAAAFGDNLFASANKLAQEIGLTESETKFLKDLGTLINYNGYGAALNDLHIAPADLYQQLTAYVDPLSLLDDESSPYHTLKKGYELDRNQVLSIKSVHSDTQCKVFELPCEAWARRISGVFGNELANQSPDLAHAVLTLNASEQDYTVSVRAPLSNRVGADDICSSFPTGGGRKAAAGINALTLDDKQKFINTLSAYYAH; translated from the coding sequence ATGCATTATGACGTATTTAACGGTGATGCTGATGGCATCATTGCCTTGTTGCAACTGAGATTCGCAGAGCCCAAAGAATCTATATTGGTTACCGGCGTGAAGCGTGACATTCAACTGCTGAAGCAAGTGGATATTGACCAAGCTGAATCAGTGACGGCGCTGGATATCTCCATGGAGAAAAACCTACCAGAACTGGAAGTGCTTTTGCAAAACAACGTGAAAGTGTTTTATTGCGATCATCACCGTAGCGGCGATATACCACAGTCAGACAACCTAGATGCACTAATTAATTTGGATGCAGAAGTGTGCACCAGTTTACTGGTTAATAATCGCCTAGGCGGACAGTTCGCTAAATGGGCCGTTGCGGCCGCGTTTGGTGACAACCTGTTTGCTTCAGCCAATAAGCTAGCACAAGAGATTGGCTTAACCGAATCGGAGACCAAGTTCTTAAAAGATCTGGGCACTCTGATTAACTATAACGGTTATGGCGCAGCGCTGAATGATTTGCACATTGCCCCGGCAGACCTGTATCAACAATTGACAGCCTACGTTGACCCGTTATCGCTACTCGATGATGAGAGCTCGCCGTACCACACGCTGAAAAAAGGCTATGAGCTAGACCGTAACCAAGTGCTGAGCATTAAATCGGTTCACTCGGACACACAATGTAAAGTATTTGAATTACCGTGTGAAGCGTGGGCAAGGCGCATTAGTGGTGTGTTTGGCAACGAGCTTGCAAATCAAAGCCCTGATTTAGCGCATGCAGTATTAACTCTAAACGCGAGCGAGCAAGATTACACGGTGAGCGTGCGTGCACCATTGAGCAACCGTGTGGGTGCGGATGACATCTGCTCATCGTTTCCAACTGGTGGCGGTCGTAAAGCAGCTGCAGGCATTAACGCGTTAACGCTAGATGACAAGCAGAAGTTCATCAACACGTTGTCAGCGTATTATGCTCATTAA
- the cysN gene encoding sulfate adenylyltransferase subunit CysN gives MSHSSELIATDIEAYLKVHENKDLLRFLTCGNVDDGKSTLIGRLLYDSKLIYEDQMAAIEKDSQKFNTTDGDFDLALLVDGLQSEREQGITIDVAYRYFSTDKRKFIIADTPGHEQYTRNMVTGASTCDLAIVMVDARYGIQTQTRRHSYICSLLGIKHIIVAINKMDLMEYSQDVYKKIKADYREMAKNFNIDDIRFVPISALNGDNVVTPSEAMDWYPGATLMKLLETVKIDQDKDLEHMRFPVQYVNRPNLNFRGFCGTLASGLVQVGDEVTVLPSGKSSRVKSIYTFDGELDTARPGQAITLTLEDEIDVSRGDMLVHNGHEPKVTNKINANVVWMGENPMRTHKEYIFKFATKSCIGKVTGIPHKIDVNTLEQNAEESETLDLNEIALSEIVLTDKIAVDTYQTLPQTGSFIVIDRHNNVTVGAGMISSISGEKTEKVRVYSQSEKDLNAYVRKHFPEWGCAEV, from the coding sequence ATGTCTCACAGCTCAGAGCTAATCGCAACGGACATCGAAGCGTATCTTAAAGTCCATGAAAACAAAGATTTATTACGTTTTTTAACTTGTGGTAACGTTGATGATGGTAAATCTACATTGATTGGTCGTTTGCTTTACGATTCAAAATTGATTTACGAAGATCAAATGGCGGCGATTGAGAAAGACTCTCAGAAGTTCAACACCACCGATGGCGATTTCGATTTGGCTCTTTTAGTTGATGGTCTGCAATCAGAGCGAGAGCAGGGCATTACTATCGATGTAGCATACCGTTACTTCTCAACGGACAAACGTAAGTTCATCATCGCTGATACTCCAGGGCACGAGCAGTACACTCGTAACATGGTGACAGGTGCCTCTACCTGTGATTTAGCGATTGTCATGGTGGATGCTCGTTACGGCATTCAAACGCAAACTCGTCGCCATAGTTACATCTGTAGTTTGCTGGGTATTAAACACATCATTGTAGCCATCAACAAGATGGACTTGATGGAATACAGTCAAGATGTGTATAAGAAGATTAAAGCCGATTACCGCGAAATGGCGAAGAACTTCAACATCGATGATATCCGTTTTGTGCCGATTTCAGCCCTTAACGGAGACAACGTGGTGACACCAAGTGAAGCGATGGATTGGTATCCAGGTGCAACGCTGATGAAGCTGCTTGAAACCGTTAAAATTGATCAAGATAAAGACTTAGAGCACATGCGTTTCCCTGTGCAATACGTGAATCGGCCCAACCTTAATTTCCGCGGTTTCTGTGGTACGTTAGCTTCAGGCCTCGTTCAAGTTGGTGATGAAGTGACGGTACTACCGTCAGGCAAGAGCTCACGTGTAAAATCCATTTACACCTTTGATGGTGAGTTGGATACCGCACGCCCCGGCCAAGCTATTACACTTACTCTTGAAGATGAAATTGATGTGTCACGTGGTGATATGCTCGTGCATAACGGTCACGAGCCTAAAGTTACGAATAAAATAAATGCTAACGTAGTGTGGATGGGTGAGAACCCAATGCGTACGCACAAAGAGTACATATTTAAATTTGCGACCAAATCTTGTATAGGTAAAGTGACGGGCATCCCTCATAAAATTGATGTCAATACATTAGAACAGAACGCTGAAGAGAGTGAAACGTTAGACCTTAACGAGATTGCTTTGTCTGAGATTGTATTGACGGACAAGATCGCTGTTGATACTTACCAAACACTACCACAAACAGGTTCATTCATTGTAATTGACCGCCACAACAACGTGACTGTAGGTGCTGGTATGATTTCCTCCATATCCGGTGAGAAAACAGAAAAAGTTCGGGTGTACTCTCAATCTGAGAAAGATCTGAATGCTTATGTGCGTAAACATTTCCCAGAGTGGGGGTGCGCAGAGGTATAA
- a CDS encoding outer membrane beta-barrel protein yields MLLLSTAAVGADNLYVGAKVGNVTADNFAPLVESRTAIDDSDTSYGLFVGYHIVDTLAIEGGYNYLGEYDLKDIAGGSYEASSFDVVLKASGNVTDSLALYAKGGIAIYDWKANGAGVESDDSGVTPTIAFGTEYSITSAMKVGIEYQLYQDIGGVDIDSFNVALSHSF; encoded by the coding sequence TTGTTGTTACTATCAACAGCAGCTGTTGGAGCTGATAATTTATACGTAGGCGCTAAAGTTGGTAATGTAACTGCCGATAACTTTGCACCATTAGTAGAGAGCCGCACGGCTATTGATGACTCAGACACATCTTACGGTCTGTTTGTTGGTTATCATATCGTAGATACACTAGCCATCGAAGGTGGTTATAACTACCTTGGTGAGTATGATCTTAAAGACATTGCAGGTGGCAGCTACGAAGCAAGCAGCTTTGATGTGGTGCTTAAAGCCTCTGGAAATGTAACTGATAGCTTAGCGCTATACGCAAAAGGTGGCATCGCCATTTATGACTGGAAAGCAAACGGTGCAGGTGTTGAGTCTGATGATTCTGGTGTGACTCCAACGATTGCTTTTGGTACTGAATACTCGATTACGTCGGCAATGAAAGTCGGTATTGAATACCAGCTATATCAAGATATTGGTGGCGTCGATATCGACTCGTTTAATGTTGCTTTGTCGCACAGCTTTTAA
- a CDS encoding serine/threonine protein kinase, which produces MKYKILALSVVGAILGGCGSDNNNSVPPEQAYRNIMAFDPAVMGMKGTFSCDDGTTGTLKATNFYGVSEVTELTVFNKPETCAFTYNATPGAKDVSNGKDMSKVSYKFPKGLANLDDLITSSPISTLIEKELGGAVYNEATGIQILNDLGLGNLLNNASVTSVADFLRRTEEVIKTLPASEASLVSATAAVLSDVLVVSPNATANELAAATDSITKEVIASYPDYPKAPGGDTVFLDLTEDPTFIEDVVADPTAPVVIPPSAEKPAVPVPNPDDGTNPPTGGTGGTGGTGGGGNGGGTGG; this is translated from the coding sequence GTGAAATATAAAATTTTAGCGTTATCAGTCGTTGGTGCAATCCTTGGTGGTTGTGGCAGTGACAACAACAACAGCGTGCCACCGGAACAAGCGTACCGTAACATCATGGCTTTCGACCCTGCAGTTATGGGTATGAAAGGCACATTCAGCTGTGATGATGGAACAACGGGCACTTTAAAGGCAACTAACTTTTATGGTGTTTCTGAAGTAACCGAGCTTACCGTTTTTAACAAGCCTGAAACTTGTGCGTTTACATATAACGCAACACCAGGCGCCAAAGATGTTTCTAACGGCAAAGACATGAGCAAGGTGAGCTACAAGTTTCCTAAAGGCCTAGCGAATCTCGATGACCTCATCACCTCTTCTCCAATCTCAACCCTGATTGAGAAGGAACTAGGTGGTGCTGTTTATAACGAAGCAACAGGTATTCAAATCTTGAACGACCTTGGTTTGGGTAATTTGTTGAACAACGCTAGCGTTACTAGTGTTGCTGACTTCTTACGTCGTACTGAAGAGGTGATTAAGACTCTTCCTGCATCTGAAGCTAGCCTAGTTTCAGCAACAGCAGCGGTATTATCAGACGTACTTGTGGTAAGCCCTAACGCAACAGCTAATGAACTGGCTGCAGCGACGGATTCAATTACAAAAGAAGTGATTGCAAGCTACCCTGACTACCCTAAAGCTCCTGGTGGTGATACAGTTTTCTTGGATCTAACTGAAGATCCGACGTTCATTGAAGATGTTGTGGCTGACCCAACAGCTCCTGTCGTTATTCCACCTTCAGCAGAAAAACCAGCAGTTCCTGTTCCAAACCCAGATGATGGCACTAACCCACCAACTGGTGGTACTGGTGGTACTGGCGGTACTGGCGGTGGCGGTAACGGCGGTGGTACTGGCGGCTAA
- a CDS encoding YjbH domain-containing protein: MKILSYSKNTSLIASLGALAIASNVYAVDNLMSSQSYTGAIIVPNAQVMDTGDISYLYGQGVPYRGKTSELDNILFSVGLFDGFEAAGRIVTKTYDCHLYPNVPNYNPNCGNGIRDLSASFKYQLPFVKDWTGFDFAIGVQDLGGAASNFETYYAVADFEPDFVPARFSAGYGKSEVSHGVLNGPFASLEYQPLDFVQLIAEHDSHQFNAGLKVFTPENYLPLDTQLSFQYQFYTSGNADIDIWSVAASTPLMGFSESRRVNELTLEDKIAVEQAHHKFAGMVQLKKALVDEGFLNVRISADDIGLNVALENRRYNRNQVDGVGVALGIISSYVGEGMLQDLGVKNYQQQNIRLFNLVNDIPMMEMITSAPCYREFVKTGEPCKTLLVRTSDVKKSYAKANFDKEVARSGFGRTQVIVSPALYHNTATEYGVFDYSLALATNLYTPLWKGAALDVRHVMPLAESDDFEDGEIWGDNAFENEVDRILFHQAFQLPYNLTTQFSFGQVYGNFLGFVNETQYTSNSGRHILGSEFANFSAQDKYDSRGKAILDATPMIGHYTYSRPDWNWQGKVQAGQFWKGDEGVRVTTSHWLGDVRVDASYQTTKAVGSSEAEDFVTLSIAIPLTLWRDMSPDYVQLRGIDQFVYALQTRVGDSHNNIGEGLGVDTGLQHNIERQYFNRNRIGASYYYENRQRLRNAYLKYLEAVK; encoded by the coding sequence ATGAAAATACTCAGTTATTCTAAAAATACATCTCTCATAGCATCTCTTGGCGCATTAGCTATCGCTTCTAATGTCTACGCCGTCGATAACTTGATGTCGTCCCAAAGTTATACCGGCGCAATCATTGTGCCTAATGCTCAAGTGATGGACACTGGAGACATCTCTTACCTTTATGGCCAAGGCGTGCCATATAGGGGAAAAACCAGTGAGTTAGATAACATATTATTTAGCGTTGGTTTATTCGATGGGTTTGAGGCTGCGGGTCGAATTGTCACCAAAACTTACGATTGTCACCTTTACCCAAATGTACCGAACTACAACCCGAATTGTGGCAACGGTATTCGTGATTTGTCGGCATCGTTTAAATACCAGCTTCCTTTCGTTAAAGATTGGACTGGGTTTGATTTTGCCATCGGTGTTCAAGATTTAGGTGGCGCGGCCAGCAACTTTGAAACCTACTACGCGGTAGCTGATTTTGAGCCTGACTTTGTCCCAGCAAGGTTTAGTGCCGGTTACGGTAAATCAGAAGTGAGCCATGGCGTTCTGAACGGGCCTTTTGCCAGTTTAGAATATCAGCCACTGGATTTTGTTCAGCTGATTGCAGAGCACGACTCCCACCAATTTAATGCTGGCTTGAAGGTGTTTACACCAGAAAACTATTTGCCACTTGATACTCAGTTATCTTTCCAATACCAGTTTTATACCAGTGGTAATGCCGATATAGACATTTGGTCGGTGGCGGCATCAACCCCCTTAATGGGATTCTCTGAGTCTCGCCGAGTGAATGAGTTAACCCTAGAAGACAAGATCGCAGTAGAACAAGCGCATCATAAATTTGCCGGTATGGTTCAACTTAAAAAAGCACTGGTTGATGAAGGCTTTCTTAACGTTAGAATTTCTGCGGATGATATTGGTTTAAACGTTGCTCTGGAAAACAGACGCTATAATCGTAACCAAGTCGATGGTGTTGGTGTTGCTCTGGGTATCATATCTTCCTACGTGGGTGAAGGGATGCTGCAAGACCTCGGGGTTAAAAATTACCAACAACAAAACATTCGCTTGTTTAACTTGGTGAATGACATTCCGATGATGGAAATGATCACCAGTGCGCCATGTTACCGTGAATTTGTAAAAACGGGTGAACCTTGCAAAACCCTTCTTGTGCGTACTTCTGATGTGAAAAAGAGTTATGCAAAAGCGAACTTTGATAAAGAGGTGGCTCGTTCTGGCTTTGGTCGTACGCAGGTGATTGTTTCTCCAGCCTTGTATCACAATACCGCCACAGAATACGGTGTATTTGACTACTCTTTAGCGCTTGCCACTAACCTGTATACACCTCTTTGGAAGGGCGCTGCGTTGGATGTTCGACACGTCATGCCACTGGCAGAGAGTGACGACTTCGAAGACGGCGAAATTTGGGGTGACAATGCCTTTGAAAATGAAGTCGATAGGATTCTTTTCCACCAAGCATTCCAATTGCCTTACAACCTCACGACTCAATTCTCATTCGGACAAGTTTACGGAAACTTCTTAGGCTTTGTGAACGAAACACAGTATACAAGCAATAGTGGCCGACATATTCTAGGGTCTGAATTCGCTAACTTTTCTGCTCAAGATAAGTACGACTCAAGAGGGAAGGCTATCTTAGATGCGACCCCGATGATTGGTCACTACACCTACTCAAGGCCTGATTGGAATTGGCAAGGTAAAGTGCAAGCTGGTCAGTTTTGGAAAGGCGATGAAGGGGTACGCGTGACCACCAGTCATTGGCTGGGTGATGTGAGAGTTGATGCTTCATACCAAACCACCAAAGCAGTCGGTAGCAGTGAAGCTGAAGATTTTGTGACTCTTTCTATCGCGATTCCGCTGACACTATGGCGTGATATGAGCCCTGACTACGTTCAATTGCGTGGTATCGACCAGTTTGTTTACGCACTTCAAACTCGTGTTGGTGATAGTCACAACAATATAGGCGAAGGCTTGGGCGTCGATACTGGCTTACAGCACAATATTGAAAGGCAGTACTTCAACCGTAACCGCATCGGTGCTAGTTACTACTATGAAAACAGACAGCGCTTACGCAATGCTTACCTAAAATATTTAGAAGCAGTAAAATAA
- a CDS encoding polysaccharide export protein: MKINKNRLLFALIPALLVGCTTPGTHLSTGGKNVIQPSEEQQESDISEVVNVYPLTAQLVSTYQTSTLSVSQANPELDVDIAKYEYQVGVGDILNITIWDHPELTIPAGSYRSSTEAGNWVHADGTIFYPYIGTVEVAGKTVREVRTDIANRLAKYIESPQVDVNVAAFRSKKTYITGEVSKPGQQPITNIPLTLLDAVNRSGGLSEDADWRNVSLTRNGVEENLSLYGLMQRGDLTQNRLLQAGDIVHVPRNDNQKVFVMGEVNDPQLLKIDRVGMSLTEALSNVGGINQLTADATGVFVIRTSDDKSERMADIYQLNMEDASALVIGTEFDLKPYDIVYVTAAPISRWNRVIGQLVPTISGFNDLTEGMLRVRNW; encoded by the coding sequence ATGAAGATCAATAAAAATCGTCTCCTTTTCGCGCTTATACCTGCATTGCTTGTAGGGTGTACGACTCCAGGTACTCACCTGTCTACCGGTGGTAAGAATGTGATTCAGCCTTCTGAGGAACAACAAGAGTCTGATATTTCTGAAGTGGTGAATGTTTATCCGTTGACTGCACAGTTAGTATCGACTTACCAAACCAGTACATTGTCGGTGTCACAAGCCAACCCTGAACTCGACGTAGACATCGCAAAGTATGAATACCAAGTGGGTGTCGGTGATATCTTAAACATCACGATCTGGGATCATCCAGAGCTGACCATACCGGCGGGTTCTTACCGTAGCAGCACAGAAGCGGGTAACTGGGTTCATGCCGATGGCACCATTTTCTATCCGTACATTGGTACCGTCGAAGTGGCAGGCAAAACGGTACGTGAAGTGCGTACTGATATTGCAAATCGCTTAGCAAAGTACATCGAAAGTCCTCAAGTTGATGTGAACGTAGCGGCTTTCCGCTCTAAGAAAACTTATATTACTGGTGAAGTGTCTAAACCTGGCCAGCAGCCAATCACCAACATCCCTTTAACGTTACTGGATGCCGTGAACCGTTCGGGCGGTTTATCTGAAGATGCGGATTGGCGTAATGTTTCTTTAACCCGCAATGGCGTGGAAGAAAACCTTTCGCTTTATGGTTTAATGCAACGTGGTGACCTAACCCAAAACCGCTTGCTGCAAGCGGGTGATATTGTTCACGTGCCTCGTAACGACAACCAAAAAGTGTTCGTGATGGGTGAGGTGAACGATCCTCAACTACTCAAGATTGATAGAGTGGGGATGAGCCTAACCGAAGCACTCAGCAACGTAGGTGGCATCAACCAACTGACTGCAGATGCGACAGGTGTGTTTGTGATTCGTACTTCGGATGATAAATCAGAACGTATGGCGGATATCTACCAACTGAATATGGAAGACGCCTCAGCCCTAGTCATTGGCACCGAGTTTGATTTAAAACCTTACGATATTGTTTACGTTACCGCCGCGCCAATCAGCCGCTGGAACCGTGTTATTGGTCAGCTTGTACCGACCATTTCTGGCTTCAACGACCTAACCGAAGGCATGTTGCGCGTTCGTAATTGGTAA
- a CDS encoding low molecular weight protein-tyrosine-phosphatase, producing the protein MFNKILVVCVGNICRSPTGERVLQKLLPNKEVASAGIAAEKSRLIGKPADDTAILIAAENGVDVDNHQSQQVTPQLCAQYDLILVMEKGHMEALTQISPEARGKTMLFGQWIGQKDIPDPHRQSREAFEYAYKLIDEAALAWVKKL; encoded by the coding sequence ATGTTTAATAAAATTTTAGTGGTCTGTGTAGGTAACATTTGTCGTTCCCCGACTGGAGAGCGCGTTCTTCAAAAATTGCTACCGAACAAAGAGGTAGCCTCTGCTGGCATCGCTGCTGAGAAAAGCCGTTTAATTGGTAAGCCAGCAGACGACACTGCGATTTTAATTGCCGCTGAAAATGGTGTCGATGTTGATAATCATCAGTCGCAGCAAGTTACACCACAGCTTTGTGCTCAGTATGATTTGATATTGGTGATGGAGAAGGGTCATATGGAGGCGCTCACTCAAATTTCACCGGAAGCGCGTGGTAAAACCATGCTGTTTGGTCAGTGGATTGGCCAAAAAGACATTCCAGATCCGCACCGTCAAAGCCGTGAAGCGTTTGAATATGCTTATAAGTTGATTGACGAAGCCGCACTGGCTTGGGTAAAAAAACTGTAG